The genomic stretch GTTTCTTTAGATGATGTGGTTGTTGATATGTTTGCTGGAGTTGGACCATTCTCAATTGCATGCAGAAACGCTAAAAAAATCTATGCCATAGATATAAATCCAGATGCCATAGAACTTTTAAAAAGAAATATAAAGTTAAATAAATTGGAGCATAAAATAATACCTATATTGAGCGATGCTAAAGATGTTGATGTTATGGGAAATAGAGTTATAATGAATTTGCCAAAATACTCCCATAAATTTATAGATAAAGCATTAGAAATAGTAAATGAGGGAGGAGTTATACATTACTATACAATTGGCTCTGATTTTGACGAGGCAATAAAGTTATTTGAAAAAAAATGTGATTGTAAAGTATTAGAAAAGAGAATTGTCAAAAGTTATGCTCCAAGAGAGTATGTTTTAGCTTTAGACTTTAAAATTCTTAAAAATTAAAAAATAAAGTTTAGGGATAGTTTATGTTAAGTTGGGTGGAAAAGTATAGACCAAAATCATTAAAAGAAGTTGTTGGAAATGAAAAAGTCAAAGAAAAATTAAAAGGTTGGATTGAAAGTTATTTAAAAGGAGAAAAACCAAAACCAATTTTGTTGGTAGGACCTCCAGGATGTGGAAAAACAACTTTAGCTTATGCTTTGGCAAATGATTATGGATTTGAAGTTATTGAATTGAACGCGAGTGATAAAAGGAGTGGTTCAGTAATAAAAAAAATTGTAGGGCATGCGGCTACTTCATCTTCAATCTTTGGGAAGAAATTTTTAATTATATTGGATGAAGTTGATGGTATTTCAGGAAAAGAGGATGCTGGAGGAGTTTCTGAGCTAATAAAGATTATAAAGAAGGCAAAGAATCCAATAATTTTAACTGCTAATGATGCCTATGCCACATCAATAAGAAATCTTCTACCTTATGTTGAGATAATCCAATTAAACCCGTTAAATAAAACGTCTGTCTATAAAGTTCTAAAAAAGATAGCTGAAAAAGAGGGGCTTGATGTGGATGATAAGACATTAAAAATGATTGCCCAACATTCAGCTGGAGATTTGAGAAGTGCAATAAATGACTTAGAGGCTTTAGCTTTGTCTGGAGATTTAAGTTACGAAGCTGCCCAAAAACTTCCAGATAGGAAAAGAGAGGCAAATATATTTGATGCTTTGAGGATTATTTTAAAAACTACTCACTATGGGATAGCTACAACTGCATTGATGAATGTAGATGAATCACCAGATGTTATAATTGAATGGATAGCTGAAAATATTCCAAAAGAGTATGAAAAGTTAGAAGAGGTGGAGAGGGCTTTTGAATATTTATCTAAGGCGGATAGATATTTAGGTAGAGTGATGAGAAGACAAAACTACGGCTTTTGGAAGTATGCAACGACATTAATGACTGCAGGAGTTGCCCTATCAAAAGATGAGAAATATAGAAAATGGACACCATACAGTTATCCAAAGATTTTTAGGCTATTGACACAAACAAAGGCAGAGAGGGAGATATTAAATAAAATATTAAAGAAAATTGGAGAAAAAACACATACTTCATCAAAGAGGGCGAGATTTGATTTGCAAATGCTCAAAATTTTATCTAAAGAAAATCCATCTGTAGCAGCTGATTTAGTTGATTACTTTGAAATAAAGGAGGATGAGTTAAAAGTTTTAGTAGGAGATAAATTAGCGTCTGAAATATTAAAAATATTGAAAGAAAAGAAAAAATTAGAAAGAAAAAAGAAAAAAGAGAAAGAGAAATTAGAGAAAGAAAAGAAAAAAGAAGAGCAGCTAATTATACAACCTAAGGAAGTTAAAGAAAAAGAAGAGATAAAAGAAGTAGAGAAAGACATTAAAGAAGAAACTAAAGAAAAAATAGATGAAAAACCAAAAGTTGAAGAAGAAAAAGAAACTAAAAAAGAGAAAAAGAAAACTAAGAAAAAAGAAGAAAAAGGAAAACAACTAACGTTAGATGCTTTCTTCAAATAAATTTATTTAGGAGTTTTGCAAATATATTTTTTATAGTATATTATTTAAATATTTAATAAATTGCAAACTTTAAATTATAAGTTATTTAACAGACACCATTTCCAAAATGGAATAATTTTAACTTTAATATCTTCTTTAATAACATCTTCATAATCAAAAGTTATTAAAATTAAGTTATTACAATTTAACTTTTTTCCAATTTTAACAAATTTTTTAACTTCTCTATCATAATTATCAAAGTTTAAATCATAACAAACATTTATTAGACATTTTATTTCGTCATTCTCTTTAATTAAAAAATCAACCTCTCCTATTGTGTCTTCGTAATAAAATATGTTTTCATTTTCGACAAAACCTCTCCTTCTCAGTTCAACGAAAACAGCATTTTCCAAATACTTTCCCTTATCCATCGAATGTTTAATGTCAAAAATTCTAATAAATCCATTATCAATAATATATGGTTTAGATAAACTTTGATTTATCTCCTTCAAACTGTAAGAGAACTTTTTTAATGGAAAAACAAAATAACAATCATTGAGATACTCTAAATACTCATATAACGTATTTTTACTGACTTTTATTCCTATTGATTTGAAATAATTAACTAACTTATTTATAGAGACCTTTTTTGTATGATAGTTGATTAAAAATTTAATAAAAAGTTTCAATATTTGGATATTTTTTATTTTATGTCTCTCCACAATATCCCTAAATATGATTGTCCTTAAATACTCCCTCAGAATTTCTTCTCTATTTTCTTCTTCCATAACAACCTCTGGAAAACTCCCATAAGTTAAATAATCATCCAAATACTTTAAAATTAACACCTTCTCTTGCTCAGTCAATATTTCATCAAACTCAAAGCCCTTAAATCTTAAATATTCCTTAAATGATAAAGGAAATAACTCCACGCTTAAACTTCTACCTCTTAATTGTGTAGCAATTTCCTTTGATAATAATTTAGAAGATGAACCAGTTAAATAAACATTATGTCCCTCCCTCTCAACTAATCTTTTTATAACAATTTCCCAATTTTCAACTTCTTGTATTTCATCAAAAAAGAAAGTTATCTTCTCATTTGGATACATTTCTTTACCCACTTTTACAATTTCTTGGAGAGTTTTGATAGTTGGTGGAAAAATTCTATCATCATCTAATGGGAAGAATATGGATTTTTCTGTTTTTTTAAATAAATCAAAAAGTAATGATGTTTTCCAGACCTTCTAATTCCAATAATAGATATTACTTTATTAGTTTTAGGTAATTTTATATCTCTTGGAATCAGATGCATTTCTCTTTGTTGGTATTCTTTAATAATCGCTTTTATGATGTCTCTTTCATCCATTCTTTCCCTATTTATAGGGAAATATTATATAATTATTTCCCTATATATAGGGAAAGATATTTAATGTTTATGATTACCTACCGAACTGTTTAAAACCAAACATCTTATTTAAAAAACTTATCTAAAGTTAATTGAGCTCCTTCTTTCTTTAACTCATTTTTTGAAACTCCTACAGCCTCCATAATTCTCAAAACTGGAGGTAAAATTTGGTTATCTATATAATAATTTACATCTACATCATCAATATCTACTTCTTCTGGAAGCTTTGCTCTCTCACTTATAGATTTAGTTCCTTTAACTATTATATAGCCAATAATGTCTCCGACTTTAATTCTCTTCCCTTCTCTCATCAATTTCTTAGCAATTTCAACATGTGGGGCTGTGGTTTTATACTCCTTAGGGTCTTTTGTTAGTTGAGTATAAATTATTAAATCTTCTTTTTTTATTTTTCCTTCTCTTAAATCTTTAATAACTTCTTGAATTATTTTTTTAGCTTTTTCTATGTTACCTTCAACTAATAATGCCTCTAAAACCTTTTTTTGAGTAATCTTTGCTATGTTAGACCAATCTCTTCTAATATATTCAAGACCTTTAATTGTAATTTTCCCATTCTCATCAATTAGGGCGTATTTCTTTTTAGTAACGAAGATACCTCTTTTAAAGTATCCTTCAAACTCTAACTCCATAGTTCCAGGCAGTTTTGAATTTATGTATTCAACAAATTCTAATGCTTTTTTTATTACCTCATCTTTGCTAATTTTTTCTTTCCAAATTGCATAGAAGCCGTCAGTATTATGAACTAAAATTCCATTCGCAAAGAATCTATGTGTTTCCTCAACTTCAATATCATAAACATAGTCATTGTAGTCAATTTCTTCTACTTTTATAACTCTAACTAAATCAAAATCAAGACCAAAGAAAGTTGATTTATATTTGCTGTTTGGTTTTAAATGATTCATAAGCTTTTTTTGCTTTCTTTCAATTAAAAAACCTATTCTTTTAGCGAATAACCACTTATTTTTAATGAATATATGCATTAAATATGTCCCACTATCTTTAAATATGGAGTGTGAAATTCCTACAAGCCATAGAAGTTCTCTTATACTTTTTAACAGTTCCTCATTAATGTTCGTTAGCCTAACATCCGGATTTCCTCTTTTTATTATTATACTACCCTCTGCACTGAAAAGACCTCTTAAAAACGCTTCAATATATCTTCTTCTTAATTTGTATAAAAACTTTGGAATTATCTTTCTACCACTCTCATCTTTAAATACTCTCATAAACTTTACTAACTTCTTGCTCAAAATTTTAATATCTCCCTTTCTATTTACATAGTAATATTTAATAACTCCTGCCTTTTTAAGAGGTTCTAATATTTTATTAACTATTTCCTCCTTATCAACTCCTGCTGACAAATGTAAGTAATATTTTGCACTATTTGTATTACCTCCCCAACTACCGTCTCCTATCAACAATCCAATTAACTCCCAAAACTTAACTCCTATATCTATAGCACAATCATTATCTTTTATTAAAGCCCCATTTAGAGTTATTAAAGACTTAACAGTTTTTCCGATTTCTCGTGGTTTAATTTCTATAAACCTTTCTCCAATTTTTTTCAATTTTTTTATAGATTTTGTATTTAAGTAGCCAATTAGTGAATGGTCTTCGGTAACATCTATATACCAACTATTTGTAATCCATACTCTATACATCTTTTTTCTTGCTAAATGTCTCATGATATATGGAACTTTTTTCCATACTAATCTACCATTATCATCTAATGTTAGTGCCTCAACATCTTGTAAAGTGCAATATTCTTTATCTCCAAGTTTATATTCAACATTCTTGAATAACTCTTTAATTTTTGTAAATTTTATTTCTCCTTTCTCTCTAATTATTATTTCCGAATCTCCAGAAACACTGTCCGCATAGATTACTTTAAATCCAAATTTTTCTGCCTCTTCTATTGTTTGCTGTATATACTTCCTACCTAAGTATGTAACAATTTCTGCACATTCCTTACTGTAAAATCTTGCTCTTGGATATGCTAAATAACCATAATGACTGTTGTGAGCATATATATTATTAACTAAAAAGTTCTCATTTTCTTTTACACTTAAATCATAAACATAGCCGTTATATTCAAACTCTTCAATACTTTTAACTTTATCGAGCATTAAATCTTTATCAAATAGATAGTTGCGTGTATTTGGAGGGATTACAGTTAATCTATAACCTTTATTTTTAACTGGTGTGAATCTTGTAGGAATTCCCACTAAGTTGAACAACAACATTAACTGATATAGATATTCTTCATCCTTAGCCATAAATGTTAATGGCTCTTTAAATTTGTTTTTCTTTGCTATAATGAAGCCCTCTATAAAACTTCTTATAACACTTTCTTTAGCCAAAAATAACTCTTCTGGAATGCGTTTTTTAGTATCTTTTCCTTTATCCCCAAATTTAAAGATATACTTTAACAATAGATAAACTATCTTTTTTTCCATCCTCACTTTATCCTTAGAGATACTACCAGAACCAAAAACTTCCCTAAATATCTCTAAAACCTTCTCTTGATGCTCAGGAATTGATTTATAAACTGCCACTTCGTAAATAATGTAGTCATCTTGTATAATCTTGGATAATACCCCCCTTGGGATGAAAACTCCTAAGAACTTTGCCAACTTTTCATCTAACTTTAAAAGTGCATCTAACTTTTCAGAGTATGCTCCAATTTCACAATCTTCAAATTCTTTGTCTGGTAAGTTTAATATGAAATCCTTTATTTTTAAATAAGGAATTATTACATATTTTTTTCTAAAATTCCCATATTTTAAAAATGTCTCAACATACTTTTTATAAATGGCAAATTTCTTTTTATCTAAGATTTTGATGGTGATTTTGTCAATCTTTGAATATTTTTTATATGTTTTATATGTAATTAAATTAAGTTCGTTTAAATATTTTAAACTGTCAGTATATACTTTATCAAACTCTTTATTTTCTATACTTTCAATAGTTTTTATTAATTTAATGAAAAACTCTTTATCTTTGTATTTCCATATGTGAATGTTTTTAATCTCTTCCTCATCAGCATCAACTAATCCTTTTGGGATGTTTATATATATCTCTTTATTGGCAGATATTAATTTTTTTGGAACCACAATTAAATCTCCAACCTTTATTTCGTTACCTTTAACGCATACAATTCTTCCATTTTCATATTTAAATAAACTATGACCTTCAGTTATTTTTATCGTTCTTCCAGACCTCAACCTTATTTTATATGCCTTCCCAGAATATTTATGTCTTATTAACGCTTTAACCTTGTTTATAGAACTTTCTTTACTCTCTATATTAAAGGAGAATGTTTTTAAGGTAATGGATTTTATATTTGACAAATTTAGGATTCTACTATTTCCACGGACTTTAATTTTCCTTCTATATCTTTTGATAAGTTTATCTATATATTCTCCAATCTTTACAACTTTACATTTCTCATCATTTTCTATAATAGTTAAATATTCATCTGGTAAGATACTATTAGCCAAAATCTTTAAAGATTGTTGCTCATAATTTAGTAATTTATATTCCTCATCTTCTTTATTTAGTTGTTTCATTTTTTTCTTAATATTTATTCTTCTCTCAATTAAATTCCTCAAAGTTTTTGGAATTAAACCCTCTCTTTTTTTACAGAACCAATGTCCTAATATTTTTTCACTTTCATCTTTGCAACATTCACAGTCCAATGTATCAGGGCTTATATTATAGGAAATTATTATAGAAGGATACAAACTTCTGAAGTCCATTGATATTATATCCTCAAATATTCCCTTTTCTGGTTCTTTGACATAACCTCCTTCGTATGTAGTTAATAAACGCCTTCTATATTCTTCATCATCTGGCTTATTTGGAACTATCATATTCTCTTTAAATGCATTTTTCATTAATAAGTATTCAACCATCTGCCCAGAAGTCATTCTTGTAATCTCAAATGGTGTTTGATTAACTATTCTTGAAAACATCACTTCCAAGGGGAAGAAATAATTTCCTACTTTGTATGTGTATTTAGCATCCTGTAAGGAATATTCAATTAATGTTTTATCGTTATTTATCCAATAATTTGCAATATCTTTGTGTGAAATCTTCAACTTCTTAATTCCAAATAGATTATAGACGACATCTTCCAATGTGTATTTTGTTAATTTTAGCAATCTTCTTGAAATTGGATATAAATCAATATGAACTCTTCCAGGAATATAACTTCTATATTCCATTCCTCCTCTTTTTATCTTTATTTCTTCATTTTCCTTTCCCAACTCAATTTTTATGTTGTATAATTTAGCCCTCTCTTTTAAGTAAGGGAAATCAAAGTTATCTCCGTTGTAAGTGTAGATAATGTCATATTTTTTTAATGTTTCAATTATTTTTTTAATTAACATTTTTTCATTTTCAACAACTTCAATATTTGGATGGTCAAATTCTTTATAGGTAATAACTTTTCCTCCATTTTCATCCCAAAAACTTGCCATTAATATAGGATCTCTCTCTGGATCTGGCTCAGTGTCTCTATTATAAACTTCAATATCAAAAGCTACTGCTTTTAATTTAGGGATCTCTCTACTTACTGGTTTATTATTTTCAAAATTCCAATATGTCATAGGAATAATATCTTTATCAATTAAATATCTCTTAGCAAAAGGAATATCATGCTCGTAAATTTCTTTAACAATTTCACAATCTTTAACTTTTCTAAGTTTCGGAACTTTTTGTGGATGAGTGGCAATAATTTTTATAACTTCTTTTTCTTTTTTGAATATCTTTTTTTTAACTACTTTAAAATCTTCAACAAATTTTAATAAATCATTTTTTAAAAGGAAATCTTTTATAGTTTCAATATCCTCATAATCTATCTTATCTTTATTCAATTCAACATAAAAGTATGGTTTAAAATCTCTATCCTTTAATATAGAATTAGTGAAATAAAGGTAGATTATGGCTTTATCATCAACAGTTTTGTATGTATTGTCTATTAATGCATCTATTTTTTCCATAACCATCCCCACTTTGTATATTTTTAAGTAAAATTTAAACAATAGGGGAATTATTTTTATCTTCATTAAATATGTTTAATACTCAAAACTATGAACCATTTAATTTTCCCATATAACCTCTCCACAATTTTCTGGCTTTTCAAATGGCAATTTAACTTTTTTTAAACCTTCAATAAATTTCTTTACATCTTCATCATTAAACCTTTCCTTTCTAATTAAAAAATCATAATGCTCATCTGCTAACTTTATAAATCCTAATCCATACTGTTCTGCAACTGTCTTTATCCCTAAACCAATATCTGCCTTTTTCATTGCCACTGCTGTAGCAACTGCTGAATGTGTCTTTGCCTCTATGTTGTATCCTTTAATCTCTTTTGGATTAATTTTATTTTCTTTTAAAAACTTATCAAACAATATTCTCGTCCCAGAACCTTTATTTCTATTTATAAACTCCAAATTATATATATTTTTCAATATGTCCTCAATAGTTTTAAAGTTGAATTCTTTCCTAAACATAAAACCCTGCTCTCTAATATACCCTCTAACCAAAACTGCATCTTTTACATTGTATCTCTCTAAGAATGGAATATTATATTCGTTGGTTTTCTCATCCAATAAATGGATTCCTGAAATATCTGACTCTCCTCTTTTTATTGCCAACAATCCTCCTAAGGAACCAACATTTATTGTCTTTGCCATTAAATTAGTTTCTTTTAAAATTAAGTCAATTCCTATACAGTGACTACCAATAATATTTAGTCCAACTTTAACATCTCCAAATAAATATACATTAACTTCTTCATTCTCTAAGATTTCTTTATTCTCCTCTACAACAATGTATCCATCCGCCTCTGATAGAGATGTTATTGCTCCACTACCCTTAGTTATTGGATATGCTGAATATCCATTTTTATGCTTAACCAAAATAACTGGTAAGTATTCAACTCTACCCTTAGCAGATATGTATCTTAAAGGAAACTTCGCCTTTACAACATTTTTTTTGTCACCAAAGAGAACATCAAATATTGTTAAGCATGATGTAGGATATCCTGGCAATCCGACAATTAATTTATTATCAATTTTTCCAATTATTGTTGGCTTTCCCGGCTTTATCTTTATTCCATGAATTAAAATCTCTCCACCTAATTCTTTAATAGCAGTTTCTGTTAAGTCTCCGACTCCCGCTGAAGTTCCCCCACTCAATAAAATTATGTCGCATTTTTTTAATGCCTTTTTAATTTTTTCTTTTAAATCTTCTACATCATCCTTAGATATTCCAAAAAATTCAAAATCATATCCGAGATTTTTTATATATGATGCCAATGTATATGTATTGATATCGTAAATTTTTCCAAATTTTAATGGCTCTCCTGGACTTATAAGTTCGTTGCCAGTTGAGATAATTCCAAATTTTAATTTTTTATAAACTTTAACTTTGTTTCTACCAATTGCCGCTAAAACTCCTATATCTCTTGGAGTCAATTTAGTGTTTTTTCTTAAAACTAATTCACCAGTCATTATATCTGAGCCAGTGAATTGAATATTTTCCATAGGAGGGACTGCCTTGTATATTAAAACTTTGTTATCTTTTTTTTCAGTGTATTCAACCATTACAACTGCATTAGAACCCTTTGGAATTACTGCCCCAGTTGCTATTTCTACACATTCTCCATTTTTTATTTCTATATCTTTAATTTCTCCTGCCTTTAATGAGTCAATTATTTTCAATTCTATTGGATTATTTTCATCTGCCTCATAAGTGTCTTCTGCCTTAACTGCATATCCATCCATCTTTGCTCTATCGTAAGGTGGAATATCAACATCAGAAAATACATCTTCAGCCAAAACTCTACCAATGGCGTTAAATAAATCAACCTCTTCAATCTCATTTTTTAATTTATCTATATAATTATTTACTATAAATTTTGCTTCATCAATACTATGTAATTTTAAATATCTTCTCATTTTACTCCCTCCTTATTATAAATCTACCAGCAGATGAATGCTTTGGCTCCACAGTAATCCCTAAACTCTCTAAATATTTTTTTGTAAAAGAGGAATCTCCGTGTATAAATATCTCCCCCAAATCTTCTGGAGTATTAATATCAACTGAAATTAAAAAAGAGTCATAAATATAGTATTTTAAATTTCTCTTTTTTGCCTCTTCTAAGTGTTTTAAAAAGCTAAAACCCTCATATTTCATTTCAATCAAATTCTTCGATTTTAAATATAACAAATTAGTTCCTCCTCCTCTTGATGGGGCAATAATTAAGTCATAATGTTTAGATAGATTTAATATATCTTCAATATGCTTTTTATTAATTAAAGGAACATCTGCGGGAATAATAATAACTTCCTCATCGTCTATTTCTTCAAATGCCTGCTTTATTGCATTATTTAATCCTTTATATTTTTCTTTTATCATTTGG from Methanocaldococcus lauensis encodes the following:
- a CDS encoding replication factor C large subunit, with amino-acid sequence MLSWVEKYRPKSLKEVVGNEKVKEKLKGWIESYLKGEKPKPILLVGPPGCGKTTLAYALANDYGFEVIELNASDKRSGSVIKKIVGHAATSSSIFGKKFLIILDEVDGISGKEDAGGVSELIKIIKKAKNPIILTANDAYATSIRNLLPYVEIIQLNPLNKTSVYKVLKKIAEKEGLDVDDKTLKMIAQHSAGDLRSAINDLEALALSGDLSYEAAQKLPDRKREANIFDALRIILKTTHYGIATTALMNVDESPDVIIEWIAENIPKEYEKLEEVERAFEYLSKADRYLGRVMRRQNYGFWKYATTLMTAGVALSKDEKYRKWTPYSYPKIFRLLTQTKAEREILNKILKKIGEKTHTSSKRARFDLQMLKILSKENPSVAADLVDYFEIKEDELKVLVGDKLASEILKILKEKKKLERKKKKEKEKLEKEKKKEEQLIIQPKEVKEKEEIKEVEKDIKEETKEKIDEKPKVEEEKETKKEKKKTKKKEEKGKQLTLDAFFK
- a CDS encoding ATP-binding protein; protein product: MFFPLDDDRIFPPTIKTLQEIVKVGKEMYPNEKITFFFDEIQEVENWEIVIKRLVEREGHNVYLTGSSSKLLSKEIATQLRGRSLSVELFPLSFKEYLRFKGFEFDEILTEQEKVLILKYLDDYLTYGSFPEVVMEEENREEILREYLRTIIFRDIVERHKIKNIQILKLFIKFLINYHTKKVSINKLVNYFKSIGIKVSKNTLYEYLEYLNDCYFVFPLKKFSYSLKEINQSLSKPYIIDNGFIRIFDIKHSMDKGKYLENAVFVELRRRGFVENENIFYYEDTIGEVDFLIKENDEIKCLINVCYDLNFDNYDREVKKFVKIGKKLNCNNLILITFDYEDVIKEDIKVKIIPFWKWCLLNNL
- a CDS encoding DNA polymerase domain-containing protein; the encoded protein is MEKIDALIDNTYKTVDDKAIIYLYFTNSILKDRDFKPYFYVELNKDKIDYEDIETIKDFLLKNDLLKFVEDFKVVKKKIFKKEKEVIKIIATHPQKVPKLRKVKDCEIVKEIYEHDIPFAKRYLIDKDIIPMTYWNFENNKPVSREIPKLKAVAFDIEVYNRDTEPDPERDPILMASFWDENGGKVITYKEFDHPNIEVVENEKMLIKKIIETLKKYDIIYTYNGDNFDFPYLKERAKLYNIKIELGKENEEIKIKRGGMEYRSYIPGRVHIDLYPISRRLLKLTKYTLEDVVYNLFGIKKLKISHKDIANYWINNDKTLIEYSLQDAKYTYKVGNYFFPLEVMFSRIVNQTPFEITRMTSGQMVEYLLMKNAFKENMIVPNKPDDEEYRRRLLTTYEGGYVKEPEKGIFEDIISMDFRSLYPSIIISYNISPDTLDCECCKDESEKILGHWFCKKREGLIPKTLRNLIERRINIKKKMKQLNKEDEEYKLLNYEQQSLKILANSILPDEYLTIIENDEKCKVVKIGEYIDKLIKRYRRKIKVRGNSRILNLSNIKSITLKTFSFNIESKESSINKVKALIRHKYSGKAYKIRLRSGRTIKITEGHSLFKYENGRIVCVKGNEIKVGDLIVVPKKLISANKEIYINIPKGLVDADEEEIKNIHIWKYKDKEFFIKLIKTIESIENKEFDKVYTDSLKYLNELNLITYKTYKKYSKIDKITIKILDKKKFAIYKKYVETFLKYGNFRKKYVIIPYLKIKDFILNLPDKEFEDCEIGAYSEKLDALLKLDEKLAKFLGVFIPRGVLSKIIQDDYIIYEVAVYKSIPEHQEKVLEIFREVFGSGSISKDKVRMEKKIVYLLLKYIFKFGDKGKDTKKRIPEELFLAKESVIRSFIEGFIIAKKNKFKEPLTFMAKDEEYLYQLMLLFNLVGIPTRFTPVKNKGYRLTVIPPNTRNYLFDKDLMLDKVKSIEEFEYNGYVYDLSVKENENFLVNNIYAHNSHYGYLAYPRARFYSKECAEIVTYLGRKYIQQTIEEAEKFGFKVIYADSVSGDSEIIIREKGEIKFTKIKELFKNVEYKLGDKEYCTLQDVEALTLDDNGRLVWKKVPYIMRHLARKKMYRVWITNSWYIDVTEDHSLIGYLNTKSIKKLKKIGERFIEIKPREIGKTVKSLITLNGALIKDNDCAIDIGVKFWELIGLLIGDGSWGGNTNSAKYYLHLSAGVDKEEIVNKILEPLKKAGVIKYYYVNRKGDIKILSKKLVKFMRVFKDESGRKIIPKFLYKLRRRYIEAFLRGLFSAEGSIIIKRGNPDVRLTNINEELLKSIRELLWLVGISHSIFKDSGTYLMHIFIKNKWLFAKRIGFLIERKQKKLMNHLKPNSKYKSTFFGLDFDLVRVIKVEEIDYNDYVYDIEVEETHRFFANGILVHNTDGFYAIWKEKISKDEVIKKALEFVEYINSKLPGTMELEFEGYFKRGIFVTKKKYALIDENGKITIKGLEYIRRDWSNIAKITQKKVLEALLVEGNIEKAKKIIQEVIKDLREGKIKKEDLIIYTQLTKDPKEYKTTAPHVEIAKKLMREGKRIKVGDIIGYIIVKGTKSISERAKLPEEVDIDDVDVNYYIDNQILPPVLRIMEAVGVSKNELKKEGAQLTLDKFFK
- a CDS encoding molybdopterin biosynthesis protein, translating into MRRYLKLHSIDEAKFIVNNYIDKLKNEIEEVDLFNAIGRVLAEDVFSDVDIPPYDRAKMDGYAVKAEDTYEADENNPIELKIIDSLKAGEIKDIEIKNGECVEIATGAVIPKGSNAVVMVEYTEKKDNKVLIYKAVPPMENIQFTGSDIMTGELVLRKNTKLTPRDIGVLAAIGRNKVKVYKKLKFGIISTGNELISPGEPLKFGKIYDINTYTLASYIKNLGYDFEFFGISKDDVEDLKEKIKKALKKCDIILLSGGTSAGVGDLTETAIKELGGEILIHGIKIKPGKPTIIGKIDNKLIVGLPGYPTSCLTIFDVLFGDKKNVVKAKFPLRYISAKGRVEYLPVILVKHKNGYSAYPITKGSGAITSLSEADGYIVVEENKEILENEEVNVYLFGDVKVGLNIIGSHCIGIDLILKETNLMAKTINVGSLGGLLAIKRGESDISGIHLLDEKTNEYNIPFLERYNVKDAVLVRGYIREQGFMFRKEFNFKTIEDILKNIYNLEFINRNKGSGTRILFDKFLKENKINPKEIKGYNIEAKTHSAVATAVAMKKADIGLGIKTVAEQYGLGFIKLADEHYDFLIRKERFNDEDVKKFIEGLKKVKLPFEKPENCGEVIWEN
- the cofC gene encoding 2-phospho-L-lactate guanylyltransferase, with product MKVIIPISPINSLKTRLSEFLNDEERKNLLFNMLKDIKRALEGLDIVVVSKDEEILNFAKNELNAQMIKEKYKGLNNAIKQAFEEIDDEEVIIIPADVPLINKKHIEDILNLSKHYDLIIAPSRGGGTNLLYLKSKNLIEMKYEGFSFLKHLEEAKKRNLKYYIYDSFLISVDINTPEDLGEIFIHGDSSFTKKYLESLGITVEPKHSSAGRFIIRRE